A segment of the Lycium barbarum isolate Lr01 chromosome 7, ASM1917538v2, whole genome shotgun sequence genome:
acgtttggccatgagaaccaaatagttttcactttatttagaattttgaagttagagttgaagatggagtaGTATTTGGTTATAGTATTTGCAAAGAACATTTGGTTGTCTGAATGAAATGAAAGTAGAAGAAAAAGAAGTTAAAACAAGGTTTTAGATTCACTTCAATTTTTATTTGGAATTTCATGGCCAtatgctgattttcaaataaaatgaaataatttttcaaaaataggTGAAAagttctcatggccaaacgggaaATCAATTTCTCTCTTGGCACATACAATCtcatttaaaaaacaaaaaactaaATTGATTTCTAATTAtgacaatattttaaaatttgcaACATTATTTGTGGTGATATCAATGTTATTTCAAGTAATCGCACGAGTTGTCCTTCAAAtagactggtctttaattttgtccttcaaaatcgaactgaTGGCCTcctaagttcgattttgaaggataaaaattaaagaccagtccatttgaaggaggGTGTGGGCGTAACTTGTGGATATTATAATGCGTAACTTAATCCTCCACAGGCATAAATTTAAttgtgaaggacaaaaattaaaaccaGCCCACTTGAAGGactaaaattaaagatcagcacaAAATCGGGTACAAAAGGGCAACTGACCCATATTATTTCTACACAAATTGCAGTCGGCTAGTCACAGTTGCTTGTTTTCGGGCCGAAAACGGTATGGCCCAATCTGTTAAGCTGGTTAGCTTAATTCTGGTCGAAGTGCACAATTACATATCTTTTTGTGATTAGGACTTTGTAGATTCAAGatctatttaatttttaaaaagggAAGTTATTTTAAATTCCTTTTTTTAGTACTGGTGTTTTTTATTATTTTGAGAAAGAATTTGATGAATGAGGAACCAGAGGCGAATCCAGAGCATGGGttcaccacaaaaaaaaaaaaagtattatgTGAGAATTGATCCCTAGACCTCTAGGTGAATAACAAAATACCTAATTTTATAGagagaccatgtgttcacgtgacccaaaatTAATACATAAAATCGCCCCTGTGAGGAACCATAGAAAAAGTGTCCTTTTGTTGTGATATTACTATAATTTTAGGAGCCTTTTCAATTAAGCATTATTATTTTATATAATACTTTTATGTTTTATTACTCTAAAGGAGATTTGATTCCTTAAGAATTTAGACATGATATTATagataaaattattttttgtcatgttttttttttttttttttttttatgtggaTTAATTTATAAAAGGGTACAAAAGGGCAAATGACCCATATTATTTCTACACAAATTGCAGTCGGCTAGTCACAGTAGCTCTTTTTCGGGCCGAAAACGGTATGGCCCAATCTGTCAAGCTGGTTAGCTTAATTTTGGACGAAGTACACAAATAACTTTTTGTGCTTAGGACTTTGTGGATACTGAAAAAAACAAAAGTAGTTAGGATTTTGTAGACTCAAGttctatttaatttttaaaagtaGTTTGAATGAACTCTCATCTTGTTAGTTAGGATTCGAATCCTCTCCCCTATTtcccctacccctatgtaatattattattattattattattattattattttaaaaaaaaaccatCTCCACCTTCTCGAGCGAACATAAATAATTTGTTGTATCAAATAATGATTTAGTTtattaaatttataattttaaataGTTAATTACTTGTTTATTTTAACTGTATATTTATTATGTCTAAAAATAAACaaattatgcacattcagatgttgaaaaaaataaattaatgatTCCGTGGTTAAATTtacaaataatattttaattatttaaatatgcATTCAAACTAAtgttaatgaaaacaaatgaggcctaagagTCATCACATGAGAAGTGTAAAGGAAAAGAGATTTGGAGAAGTCAAGTATCCaatgaaataaaaagagaaaagacaTGCTTTAGCCCCTGAACTTGGCagcaaaactcactttagcaactaaacttaagttgtatttatttaccccccttaacaactttcaagttaattaaatacCCCCTTAACGGGTGACGTGGCAAAAAAGTGTACTCAATTTCTTAAAAGGGCGtgggatgaaaaaaaaaacactaaaactGATCCCAACTGTACAGATGCCATCTTCTAATTGGATGATATATTAAGATTTTCTTAATATTTTATTTTCCATTTTAAAttaacttttttcttttctttcttattcttttcctttttcttttctttcttattcttttccctttcccttttcttttctaTCCTCTCGCTTCTGCTCTCAATCcgcatcttctttcttcttcttttaattttttttcctttttttttcttgataaattgAAGAGAGCAGATATGCTTGAAACGATAAATTGAAGAGAGTAGATATTCTTTTTCTAGATATACTTGTTGTTCAAACCCAATTTAAACAATACCCACTTATCTAAATCACTTATTTCTCCACTTTTTGTTATAATTTCGTCCTTTGAAGCTTCATATCTTCAGTTACAAAGCAGACAAAGCAAAAAACTCACTTGAATTGCTGTGGGGAATAAGGAGATGGGGGCAGCAGCAATAGCTGAAACGATGGGGAATAAGGAGAGGGAGATGAGGGGTGAGTGGGGAGTGGGGGCTGAGGGATGGGGGCAACAGCAACAGTAGCACAAAAATGAAGAATTCTTGGTATACTTTATTTCGTGGTATTCTTTGACAGTGTCAATTTATTTTATACAAAATTATTATATTTATAGTCGTTAATTTATTAATTTATTTCTCTCCAACATTTAATCTATGGAAGAAGAATAGGGTGGGTTAGTGATGAATTGTGCTATGAATTAGGGAACGGGTGGAGTTTTGTTAATTTTATacaaatttttttttggtttcggATTGTGTTGAAGAAATGAATGTATTTCAATTTGGTGTTGATTCTGGGTGTTGCTCATACGTGAATGTtgttgaagaaagaagaagatagcAGCAACGAGTTGGGGGAAGAAGGAGAGGGAGCGGGGGTTGGGGGTTAGAAGGAAAAGggatgaagaagaaagagaaaaactaactaaataaaaataattaaaaaaatatttaatgacGTGGACCAATCACCAGGCAAGTGGTGAACAACACCAAGATCTCATCTGATCCAGGCCGTTAAGGGGgtatttaattaacttgaaagttgttaaggggataaataaatacaacttaagtttagttgctaaagtgagttttgctGCCAAGTTCAGGGccaaaacatgtcttttctcaaATAAAAATAACAACACTTTAGAATAAAAAGTAATGCAACTTTGTGCTGTTTCCAAATTGATATAATATACATCTCCAAACAATTTCAGTACTCAGAGCTGTTTAAAAATTATTGGTGAAAAGCAAAATACAGTAGCTAAGTCAATTTGTTTCTGTATTTCCTGAAACGCAAAATGTATATTATACTACTTGATTTCAAAGAAGTAGTCTATGCAATAAATtgacccaattttttttaaaattttatattttaaggATGAGACTTTAAAACCATGGCATTGGATAGAGGGAAAACTTCTCtatataataatgatgatagaatACACGCTTAATTTAAAGAGAGTGCTATGCTTTCTTAGTCATTTTACAAAGTTTTAACCAATCTATTGAATTAAATGTTAGTACGTATCTTTTGGTAGTCTTAATATACTTTTTGCCTCACTTTAATTTTGATGTCCGGTAACTTattttttgatgaagaaaaacAATACTTGAATTTTAAGTGAAAGATCGCCATGTTTTACTAATTTATAAAAACTATTACACAAGTAATATAATAGTCCCTTTGTTTCTAAATAAATGATGTTTTAGTTTTTccattttgttttaaaataagtGATGCATTAGATTTTCAGGAAGAAATTGATCTTATTATTTTAAAATTACTCAATGTTAACTTAGAAAGAGGTAAAATTTGATTAGGGTAAGTTAATAAAAACACACCTAATTTGCTAGGagtgagcaatttcttaagggCATGCCTaagctaaaaacaccacttaCTATGAAACGGAAGAAATATCATAAAAATATTGTCCAATATAATGATTTTTTAGCTGATCATAAAATTAGAACAATTTAATGTAACAAAAAATAACTCTAAGAATGAAGTTAAGTGAGGATAAAGGTGTAGGAATCTTAGTAGCTCAGCCTGGTCAACTATCTGAACTTTCATCTTATTGGTGAGAGTTTGAATTCCCACATGATAATCCTCTCTCTTATTTGCGCGACCCTTACCCCATGCAAAAAgaactaaaaaaagaaaaaagaaaaaaaaaataaggatacAGGATTACCTACGCATTACAATGagcctaaaaataaaaatttaaatataaaacacTGGGTCCCAGCTTTAAAGTATCGAACCCGACCCTGAAAAAAAGTAGATATGTCTATACTTCTGCACTTTTTATTCTTTCTACTAGATGAACACGGGCATATGCTTGACCTTACTGGTTTTAGAACAAAATAGATTAAAACATATAGCACTCATACGAAAGCTAGTGTATTATAAACCAACCTATTATAATTTAATACAAATAAAAAGTCCACTTAATAAGAGAGAAGCCACTTCCATAAATTTAAACATAGCTCATGTCAACTATTTGAAGGGTTTTCGAATAATCTATTGATTAACTAATGAGAACTGAATGTTACAAGCTTCGGGAATTTTTTTAGCAGCATCAACTAATGTTGCACAAatagtttctttcttctttttgtatGTATTATTTCAATGGCGGACCTATCAAAACCTGCACAAAAAAATCATGTGAAATACCAAAACTTTCACCATTGAACAAACATATACCATTTAAGGTCACCCTATCTAGATGCATAGAAAGCTCATTTATTTTGGTGATCTGCAGGGAAAGACAAACTAAAGCTGTCGAAGGCGGGGTAAGTTTAGCTATAAATTTATCTTCATAGAGTTTGAAATTTTCTTGCATCTTTCAACTGCTTCAGCCTTCCATCTTGCTCAGATTTTTCAAAGCCTTCTGCATACACATAGTAAAGATGATAAATTTTCACGGAAAAAAGAGACTACAAATAAGTTCAGTTTGCTAGGAAGAAACAACAAAAAGTTCAAAGTCACGGACCAAGAAATTTTGATAACCAAACGCATGAGAAGTTCATTAAAGTAATATTAAGAGTCATTATGTAGGAGACTTGATGAGTTAGAATTGACAGTTTTGACATGGCATTGTCGATAAACAacatagagaaagaatgaagggaacaTCTTATCGAGGTAATCATATTTCTTTCACTAAATATGCTCTTTAGGAATTTGAACCTGCTTGACTTTCCTTCATTCAATACACTTGGTTCAAATAGAGTGTACTTTTGGTTCTAAATTGCTTCCTCactttgaaaatattttcatcttccaaaaGTGAATGAATCTTGCCATTGTACTCGACAGAGAGGTTGTTATAGGAGTTTTTCCTGGATGATCACTTAAAATATTGCTCATCATCCTGTAGTTTCAGCATCATTGGTTGTAAGTCATGTTGCATATTAGACTATACATGTTTTAATAATTATGAAAAACTTATAGTTAATGTTAAAGTAAATTTACCAAGGTTAGTTCCCACTAAAACAATTGGTGTAGTAtcagtggcggacccaggatttttaCTAAGCGGGTTCAATATATGAAAAAAATAGAGTGGACAAAAACATTCAAATGGGAGGTAGAGATATTATTTTGCGGTGGACCCTCGGCACAAGGAAAAGCAATTCAAatcaatacaaaaaaaataaaagaaacaatGGAAGCGAATAAGTCATGATAGAGCAATCTAAAAAGATGTGTGCAGTTCACCAACTTGTATTGTATTTTCACATAACAAACTCCCTCAAGGACTAAAAAAGTAAAAGTGACATACCATTCTAGTAAAGTGAGCAGCAGACTCTTCCTTCCTTGTTTGTTCATTAAATAGGATGCCTCCATTGTAGTTGAAGCAGCTGGCTTTGGGGCACGATCATTAGTTGGAGCCATTTCCTGGTTGCAAGTAGTTTGAGAATTGTTAGCAGGCTCTCCACTTCCAAACAGATAGCTATAGAAAGTTACAGAGAATTCCAAATTCTTGACCATAAGATTGATAGTAGCACCAaaataaagtttgattaattaaaatatatTATTACAATTGTATTCTACGAGTTTTCATTTTTTGAAACCTATTCATAATACTCTCATCAGAAACGgtcttaaatatatttttttctacATAAGGCACCATACAACCGCTCATGAAGTCGTCATCCATTCGATTTCGCAATTCACTCTTTATCAACTTCATCGCCGAAAAAGCTCTTTCAACTGTAGCGGTGGCAACCGGTAGGAGCAATGCAAATTTTACAAGGCGAAACACAAAGGGATAATTTAAATGTTTCTTTGCCTTAACTAGCTCTTTAGAAAGATCACCAAGTCCTTTCAGGTTGGAGAACCTTTCATCAACATCACGGACATCAACAATATAAGTCTCAAGCTGATTTTTAAGAGTAACCATTATATCTTCACCAAAATCATCAGGATATAATTCAGCCATTCTCAATATTTTATTGATGTCAAAACTAGAAAATGAGTCAACTGGATTCAAGCAAGCAACTCCAATAAGCAAATCCGTTCTCTCCTCATTAAAACGATCATTGAGTTCTTGAAGTTGCCAATCAATAATCTTAAAAAATATATCGACATGATAGTGATGTGAGAAAGTATGCTCCGCAACTTTACGTCGAGATCTTCCAAAATTAATATAGAACTCATCAAAATTAGGTATCAAGATATCATACTTGACACAAAATGCAGACACATTCTCGATAAGTGGATCCCATCCTTCCTCTCTCAGATCTTGCAATCGTTTCTTCGTCACTTTAACAAGTAACATGGCATTTGCAATATCTTGTTCTTTCTTTTGTAAGGATTCATTAAGCTCATTTGTAATCGCCAAAATATCTCTCATTAAGTGCAATATGAAAGCAatttcaaatgtttgacaaactCTAAGATATCCTGTTGCCTTACAACTATCTTCAACACATTCGGAATCAACAACAATAGTATCAAGAACATCAGTAATAGAGCCAAACATACTAATGAAGTTCTTAAATGATTTGTAGTGTGAACCCCAACGAGTATCAGCAGCTCTAGCAAGACCAAGCTCTTGATTCAAGCCCTTACCGGTTTCAACCTCGCCCATATCTAGTGCCTCTTGAACCTTTTCTGCTTGAGATTCTCGAAGTTCATCCATGCGTTTAAAAGAACCTCCCACTACATTTAAGACATTAGAAACCAACAATACAAGTTCTCCAACTGGAAGACATTTTTTAGATACCCCAACAAGAGTCAATTGAAGTTGATGAGCAAAACAATGAATCGCATGAGCTGATCTACTTTCCTGTTGAATCAAAATTTTAAGGCCACTTAGACGCCCTTGCATATTGCTTGCTCCATCATAGCATTGTCCACGTATATTAGATAAACTCAAAGAATGTTGACCAAGGTAGTTAACAATTGCTTCTTTTAAACATAGAGCACTAGTATTACGAACATGAACAATCCCAATAAAGCGTTCCACCACAGATCCCCATCTATCAACATATCGCAAAACAATTGCCATTTGCTCCTTACGTGACACATCACAAGATTCGTCAACTAGCAATGAGAAATAGTCACCATTTAGGTCCTCCATAATAACTTTAATTGTTTCCAACTTACATGCGGTGATAATATCTTTTTGAATTTTATGAGAAGTCAACTGATTGTTTTTTGGAGCCTTCTTCAACACAAGATCACTAACTTTATCACACCGCTTCGCATACCATGAAAGAATTTCAAGAAAGTTACCCTTGTTTAATGATGATTCATCTTCACGATGTCCACGAAATGCCAATCCTTGATTCAAGAGGAGTCTCACCACCTCAATTGAAGCCTTTAAACGAATTTTGTGCTCAAGCTTAGCTTTATTATCCGGCTTTACAAACGCAACTTGAATTGACTGTTCTTGTCGCATTAGATCTTCACACTTCTTCTTTGCTTGGTTGTGATCACTGTTCAACTCACCAACGTGCGTATCTAATCTTTTCTTTTTGTGCCAACTCTTGAACCCTATACTTGAAAATGCTTCGCCTCCACCTTGATGAATGCTTTCATCTTTAAATAAATAGCAACACAAACAATAAGCAGCATCTTCTACCACACTATACTCCAACCAATCATGGTATTTTTTATACCATTTACGATTAAAACGACGTTTATATCCATAAAAATCTGTTTGAGGAAACCTAGGAAGTCGAGGTTGATGAGGACCCCTTTGGATATATGCTCGTCTAATCTCATCACGTTCATCTGGATGATAGTCCAGAATGGGTATTCTTTTATTTGGATCTGCTGGTAGAGAATCCAAATCTACTCCTTGCTTTTGTTTTTTAGCAGAATGATGATTTTCTTCTAACTGGTTCAAGTTTTCTTCCACGCGAGGAACATTTTGAGCGGATGAACTTGGTTGTGGAAACTTGGACGACACCGTAG
Coding sequences within it:
- the LOC132604137 gene encoding uncharacterized protein LOC132604137 isoform X1, which codes for MKRYFSTVSSKFPQPSSSAQNVPRVEENLNQLEENHHSAKKQKQGVDLDSLPADPNKRIPILDYHPDERDEIRRAYIQRGPHQPRLPRFPQTDFYGYKRRFNRKWYKKYHDWLEYSVVEDAAYCLCCYLFKDESIHQGGGEAFSSIGFKSWHKKKRLDTHVGELNSDHNQAKKKCEDLMRQEQSIQVAFVKPDNKAKLEHKIRLKASIEVVRLLLNQGLAFRGHREDESSLNKGNFLEILSWYAKRCDKVSDLVLKKAPKNNQLTSHKIQKDIITACKLETIKVIMEDLNGDYFSLLVDESCDVSRKEQMAIVLRYVDRWGSVVERFIGIVHVRNTSALCLKEAIVNYLGQHSLSLSNIRGQCYDGASNMQGRLSGLKILIQQESRSAHAIHCFAHQLQLTLVGVSKKCLPVGELVLLVSNVLNVVGGSFKRMDELRESQAEKVQEALDMGEVETGKGLNQELGLARAADTRWGSHYKSFKNFISMFGSITDVLDTIVVDSECVEDSCKATGYLRVCQTFEIAFILHLMRDILAITNELNESLQKKEQDIANAMLLVKVTKKRLQDLREEGWDPLIENVSAFCVKYDILIPNFDEFYINFGRSRRKVAEHTFSHHYHVDIFFKIIDWQLQELNDRFNEERTDLLIGVACLNPVDSFSSFDINKILRMAELYPDDFGEDIMVTLKNQLETYIVDVRDVDERFSNLKGLGDLSKELVKAKKHLNYPFVFRLVKFALLLPVATATVERAFSAMKLIKSELRNRMDDDFMSGCMVPYVEKNIFKTVSDESIMNRFQKMKTRRIQL
- the LOC132604137 gene encoding uncharacterized protein LOC132604137 isoform X2 codes for the protein MKRYFSTVSSKFPQPSSSAQNVPRVEENLNQLEENHHSAKKQKQGVDLDSLPADPNKRIPILDYHPDERDEIRRAYIQRGPHQPRLPRFPQTDFYGYKRRFNRKWYKKYHDWLEYSVVEDAAYCLCCYLFKDESIHQGGGEAFSSIGFKSWHKKKRLDTHVGELNSDHNQAKKKCEDLMRQEQSIQVAFVKPDNKAKLEHKIRLKASIEVVRLLLNQGLAFRGHREDESSLNKGNFLEILSWYAKRCDKVSDLVLKKAPKNNQLTSHKIQKDIITACKLETIKVIMEDLNGDYFSLLVDESCDVSRKEQMAIVLRYVDRWGSVVERFIGIVHVRNTSALCLKEAIVNYLGQHSLSLSNIRGQCYDGASNMQGRLSGLKILIQQESRSAHAIHCFAHQLQLTLVGVSKKCLPVGELVLLVSNVLNVVGGSFKRMDELRESQAEKVQEALDMGEVETGKGLNQELGLARAADTRWGSHYKSFKNFISMFGSITDVLDTIVVDSECVEDSCKATGYLRVCQTFEIAFILHLMRDILAITNELNESLQKKEQDIANAMLLVKVTKKRLQDLREEGWDPLIENVSAFCVKYDILIPNFDEFYINFGRSRRKVAEHTFSHHYHVDIFFKIIDWQLQELNDRFNEERTDLLIGVACLNPVDSFSSFDINKILRMAELYPDDFGEDIMVTLKNQLETYIVDVRDVDERFSNLKGLGDLSKELVKAKKHLNYPFVFRLVKFALLLPVATATVERAFSAMKLIKSELRNRMDDDFMSG